The proteins below come from a single Chryseobacterium sp. MA9 genomic window:
- a CDS encoding co-chaperone YbbN, producing MYTELTEDTLQNIVNDNEKVVVQYGATWCGNCRIMKPKFKKLASENDTIPFLYVDAEKLPESRKLAKVDNLPTFAIFKNGELVNQVQSNQTESLINLFNELA from the coding sequence ATGTACACAGAATTAACCGAAGATACATTACAAAATATAGTTAACGACAACGAAAAAGTAGTTGTTCAATATGGTGCAACATGGTGCGGAAACTGCAGAATCATGAAGCCGAAATTCAAAAAATTAGCATCTGAAAATGATACGATCCCATTTTTATATGTAGATGCTGAAAAACTTCCTGAAAGCAGAAAATTAGCAAAAGTAGACAACTTACCTACTTTCGCCATCTTTAAAAACGGTGAATTGGTTAACCAGGTTCAATCTAACCAGACAGAAAGTTTAATTAACCTTTTTAACGAATTAGCATAA
- a CDS encoding peroxiredoxin: MSLVGKKFPNLTIDAMSEMGDDLKINILDEAVNNQQKVLLFWYPKDFTFVCPTELHAFQEALGEFEKRNTKVIGASCDTNEVHFAWLNTPKDNGGIEGVTYPLLADTHRQLANTLGIVDQDFEYDEDGNEVFTGSNVTYRATYLIDETGKIFHEAVNDMPLGRNVKEFLRLIDAYTHVQKHGEVCPANWEEGKDAMKADRTSTAEYLAKN; the protein is encoded by the coding sequence ATGTCTTTAGTAGGAAAAAAATTCCCAAATTTAACAATTGACGCAATGTCTGAAATGGGTGACGATCTAAAAATCAACATCCTTGATGAAGCAGTAAACAACCAGCAAAAAGTTCTTTTATTCTGGTACCCTAAAGATTTCACTTTTGTATGCCCTACTGAGCTTCACGCTTTTCAGGAGGCTTTAGGTGAATTCGAAAAAAGAAACACTAAAGTAATTGGTGCATCTTGTGATACAAACGAAGTACACTTCGCATGGTTGAACACTCCAAAGGATAACGGAGGTATCGAAGGAGTAACTTACCCACTTTTAGCTGATACTCACAGACAATTGGCAAATACATTAGGAATTGTTGATCAGGATTTCGAATATGATGAGGATGGAAACGAAGTTTTCACAGGTTCTAACGTAACTTACAGAGCTACTTACCTTATCGACGAAACCGGAAAAATCTTCCACGAAGCGGTAAACGATATGCCTCTTGGAAGAAACGTAAAAGAATTCTTAAGATTAATCGACGCTTACACACACGTTCAAAAACATGGTGAAGTATGTCCTGCAAACTGGGAAGAAGGAAAAGATGCAATGAAAGCTGACAGAACTTCTACAGCAGAATACTTAGCTAAGAACTAA